In one Nostoc sp. KVJ3 genomic region, the following are encoded:
- the dps gene encoding DNA starvation/stationary phase protection protein Dps, with protein MSDNTISSRLYPTRIDIPAEARVQIVVLLNQTLAATSDLKTQAKQAHWNVKGTDFYQLHLLFDELAGELEEYIDLVAERITALGGYAFGTVRAAASNSILPEYLLDILDGKDHVTALADRFAIYAKHLREAIAKTDDLDDLDTADLYTEISRTIDKRLWFLEAHLQVAEIKAENGNAGTTKTQKIPAAVK; from the coding sequence ATGAGCGACAACACCATTTCATCACGTTTGTACCCTACCCGTATTGACATTCCCGCCGAAGCGCGAGTGCAAATCGTGGTACTTCTCAACCAAACCTTAGCAGCTACTTCGGATCTAAAAACCCAAGCAAAGCAAGCGCACTGGAATGTTAAGGGAACCGACTTCTATCAGCTACACCTATTATTTGATGAACTAGCTGGGGAATTAGAAGAGTACATTGACCTAGTAGCTGAACGCATTACAGCTTTAGGCGGGTATGCTTTCGGTACAGTCCGCGCCGCAGCGAGTAATTCAATTTTGCCAGAATATCTCTTAGATATTTTGGATGGTAAAGATCATGTGACAGCGTTAGCAGATCGCTTTGCAATTTATGCTAAACATCTCCGGGAAGCGATCGCTAAAACTGATGACTTAGACGATCTCGATACCGCCGACCTTTACACCGAAATTTCCCGCACCATTGACAAACGACTCTGGTTCTTAGAAGCTCATCTACAAGTAGCAGAAATTAAGGCAGAGAATGGCAATGCAGGTACTACTAAAACTCAAAAAATCCCTGCTGCTG
- a CDS encoding aldo/keto reductase yields MRYKLLGKSGLRVSELSLGTMTFGEDWGWGASVDESRKIFDSYVEAGGNFIDTANGYTDGSSEKIVGELIAKERERFVVATKYSFPLKMNEKKGDPNASGNHRKNLIQSLEGSLKRLNTDYIDLFWLHAWDFTTPIEEILRSLDDVVRQGKVLYIGISDAPAWIVSQANTIAQYQGWTQFVALQIEYSLIQRTPERDLLPMAKALDLAITPWSPLGRGVLTGKYNQPPQESSEQGRLANPALGSISEKSLAIAKVVSQVAAEIGHTPSQVALAWLLAQNGVIIPIIGARKLTQFQDNLASIEVSLSPEHLQRLDEVSQIELGFPHDFLQNDAIRDRLFGGTFNTIDNHRI; encoded by the coding sequence ATGAGATACAAACTCTTGGGCAAAAGCGGGTTAAGAGTCTCTGAACTTTCCTTGGGAACCATGACCTTTGGTGAAGATTGGGGTTGGGGTGCATCTGTTGACGAAAGTCGTAAAATCTTTGACAGCTATGTAGAAGCAGGAGGAAATTTCATTGACACCGCCAACGGTTATACCGATGGTAGTAGTGAAAAAATTGTCGGTGAATTGATTGCTAAAGAACGGGAACGCTTTGTAGTTGCGACAAAATATTCCTTTCCCTTGAAGATGAATGAGAAAAAAGGCGACCCTAACGCCAGTGGAAACCATCGCAAAAATTTAATTCAGTCTTTGGAAGGTAGCTTAAAACGGTTAAATACCGATTACATTGATTTATTTTGGTTGCACGCTTGGGATTTCACAACACCCATAGAAGAAATATTGCGATCGCTTGATGATGTAGTTCGTCAAGGTAAAGTACTTTACATCGGCATTTCTGACGCACCCGCATGGATTGTTTCTCAAGCAAATACCATTGCCCAATACCAAGGATGGACGCAGTTTGTCGCCTTGCAAATTGAGTATAGTTTAATTCAACGGACACCAGAACGTGATTTGTTACCGATGGCTAAAGCCTTGGATTTAGCAATAACACCGTGGTCGCCTTTGGGTCGTGGTGTGCTGACAGGTAAGTATAATCAGCCTCCTCAAGAAAGTAGCGAACAGGGACGATTAGCAAATCCAGCATTAGGAAGTATTTCAGAAAAGAGTTTAGCGATCGCTAAAGTTGTTAGTCAAGTCGCAGCAGAAATTGGTCACACACCCTCACAGGTAGCATTAGCTTGGCTACTAGCTCAAAATGGCGTGATTATTCCCATCATTGGCGCACGGAAATTAACGCAGTTTCAAGATAACTTAGCTTCAATAGAAGTCAGCCTCTCGCCAGAACATCTGCAACGTTTAGACGAAGTGAGTCAAATTGAACTGGGTTTTCCCCATGACTTTTTGCAAAATGATGCAATCCGCGATCGCCTTTTCGGTGGTACATTCAATACCATAGACAACCATCGCATTTAA
- a CDS encoding Uma2 family endonuclease, translated as MTYTSPKLITFEEFITQYGDNTRYELIDGQLRDIEPTGPHEAVAGSIAGKIYVEIFSSNFNWLIPKTCLIKPPAAEATALRPDVIVLDKAELSKEPLWQKEPIICNGSTIKLVAEVVSTNWQDDYARKVEEYAFLNIPEYWLVDFRGLGDLQFIGNPKQPTFTVCHLVNGVYQQQQYRLGDTIVSKLLPNLQLKLDDIMPI; from the coding sequence ATGACCTACACCTCACCCAAACTAATTACTTTTGAAGAGTTTATAACTCAATATGGTGATAATACACGCTACGAACTAATCGACGGACAACTAAGAGACATAGAACCTACAGGGCCACATGAAGCTGTTGCAGGTAGTATTGCTGGTAAAATTTATGTGGAAATTTTTAGTTCTAATTTTAACTGGCTAATTCCAAAAACTTGTCTGATTAAACCACCTGCTGCTGAAGCTACAGCACTGCGTCCTGATGTAATTGTTTTAGATAAAGCCGAACTTAGTAAAGAACCGCTTTGGCAAAAAGAACCGATTATTTGTAACGGAAGTACTATTAAACTTGTTGCTGAAGTTGTGAGTACAAATTGGCAAGATGATTATGCAAGAAAAGTGGAAGAATATGCTTTTCTTAACATCCCAGAATATTGGCTTGTGGACTTTCGTGGCTTGGGTGACTTGCAATTTATCGGCAATCCTAAACAACCCACTTTCACCGTTTGTCACTTAGTTAACGGTGTGTACCAGCAGCAACAATATCGCTTAGGAGATACTATTGTGTCTAAACTACTGCCAAATTTACAACTTAAACTTGACGATATTATGCCAATTTAA
- a CDS encoding thiol-disulfide oxidoreductase DCC family protein yields the protein MTYYVIYDGNCNLCVTLVRSLETFDKGKLFHYAPMQDKETLLQWGITAQDCEQGVILIDGNEPQRRWQGSNAVEEIGRLLPAGNIFVDAYRALPGMKWAGDRFYEQIRDNRYTIFGKRSSTYESSYCVDCNTPSG from the coding sequence ATGACTTACTACGTAATCTACGACGGAAATTGTAATCTCTGCGTAACCCTAGTGCGATCGCTAGAAACTTTTGATAAAGGAAAGTTATTTCATTACGCTCCCATGCAAGATAAGGAGACACTTTTACAGTGGGGAATTACAGCCCAAGACTGCGAACAGGGGGTGATTTTAATTGATGGTAATGAACCTCAGAGACGTTGGCAAGGTAGTAACGCTGTTGAAGAAATTGGACGGTTATTGCCAGCAGGAAATATATTTGTAGACGCTTATCGAGCTTTACCGGGGATGAAATGGGCGGGCGATCGCTTTTACGAACAAATCCGCGATAATCGTTACACCATATTTGGTAAGCGTTCTAGTACTTATGAATCGTCTTACTGTGTTGATTGCAATACTCCAAGCGGTTAA